The genomic stretch attatcaacactttctcgattgttcctAAGGTGTTCTTCCGCCCTCTACGCTTCCCTGCCCAGGCGAATGAGCGCAGTGATTGAGAGTGGAGGGGCACCAACGCGTTACTGAGGTCCAGTGTTCCACAGCGtttctttgcctcattttgtataaatgtattatttctttttttaatcctcgCCAGCAAGCGAGACTTTCTTGCTTCAcataacaccagtaaataaaatgaggtaatccctcgcttgtgccagtttcacggagcagccgtTCTCCCTTGCATTACTGTGACACCTTTCACAAAAAGTCGACGACCGCAGGAACTGCTCAAATGTGGCCTAATCCCGGTGTACTTatgtttcaaaaacagtaaacagGAACAAAGGGAAACATGTTACAATTCCCATTGCACTGAacattccgaggaaagcgctgTCCCGttgacgcatttggagctagcagacgacgcgcggttatcggatcgccatctctcccgtctggtggcgctgcgcagcaCCGCctccaccaggggaacggaagtgaggcgaaggcgacggcagcacagcaacttggttcggtaacccgcttttacgggggctggagatatcaaacaagtatgtcgcaagcagtacatctgGTATACACCGTGCTTAGAAGGTACGTAACCGGTATGGATGGGCCTCGCAGCCCTTGTGCCGCTTGAATTTCACGGTGGTCGAGAACTGTACCTGCTTATTGAGAAGTGtaccttcctttctttctttctttattatgGGATTATAGAGAGGTTAGCCAAGCTAGGGCTGGCTATATATGTACCGCTCGGCCCAGGAGCGGGTACTCTATGCGGCACATATCGGGAGCGCGATGCAGAGCGTAGTCTGGTCATGTGTTCTGCGTAATCTATTTTGTGTACATTTGCTGTTTGGAATTGATTGCTATATGCCATTCTACTTCAGAcctcggcaaaaaaaaaagaactcacGAGTGCGATAAATCACGAAATGCACAGTCACAATTATCAAAGCGAAGAGTCTGACGTGATTGCGATCATTTTGAAAAGGGACTTGTGATTATCTTACACACGGCCGATGCAACCTGAATGAGGAGGGAAGATTTTCCGGTTGCGCTGAGCTGTCATCTTATCTCGCTGGTCCGAGCAGTGCGATCGCACTGTGGCGCCAGGGCCGGTGCGAGGGGTGTGCGGAGCCTGAGGCAAAAACACATCGCGGGGTCagtttcacaccagcagtaatggAACGATAAGAAATCATAAGATTTTCGTAGTGGGATATTTTAGCAGTACGCGAAAAGGCGGCAGGAGAGAtgggtgcgaaatcctcggcatagcttgcagggttggcggatttctcttaaaagtgggacttttccccatcacatgacggaatggcacataacacattcttctctcatttaTGTTTTAGTGGAAGATCGcgcgtgcgattaagtgcatacttgacactaaaaaaaagtattccctggttgagggcttcgtgcgcgggccCTATGCAAGCGCAGGAACTAAGGCGGACGCCTTACtcgccaccccccccccccccttatcgcCGGCCTTGTGTGGCGCCCCACGGAAGTGCGAAAAGCAATCACAACACAATCGGACTACGAAATGGCGCGCCTCATGGAATGATTTCGTGAATGCGCCATCAGAAGCTGCGGCGGCCGGTGCTCATTGCTTGAGGTCGAAACAGCTCGCGCACGTTCACATTCAGAAAAGGTTTCGCGCGGATATGTTTACTCTTTTGTGGCATGGTCGATTCTTTTGTATTGTATCCCGTATCGATGCCGATGCGCATCTGTTGTACTGCGAGGACAATTGATTCTTCGTTAGATCCAGATTGTTATGTAGCCCACATTTTTATAATGGCTTCCACCACGCTTTCAAGAAAATCACAATTTGTCCTGTTTCCATAGCGTGTGCACAAACTCCCCTGCATGTCATTTGCGGAATGCAAATCACTATTAAACGTTTGAAGCACAGTATTTCCAGAGCTGGCGACAAAGCCGCGacacaatagtgagttttagtgaatcgtacgctatcgcctttgcgtacggaagggatagcgtgatggttctgcgcaatgcgcgaagctctcttgaTGTATTTCGCGTGCGCAAAACCGCCAACGCTAtgccttgcgtacgcaaaggcgatagcgtatgatGCACTGAAACTCTCTGGAGTTTGCTACATTAAACAATGTTGTACATTGCAGCGTGTTGGCCTTATGATCACAAgatcgtgggttcgaatccggccgAGGAACGTTATGGTAGGATACGAGTTGCTTAGaaacgccgtcttccgcgagggatggtaaatacggggtgccgtgtgctGAGCTTTCATGGTACGTTAAAGAACcgtcaggtgggcaaaagcaatctaCAAACTGACCGCTGTGcgccgctcatgatctcagctgtctcgcgacgtaaaccccttttaaatataataataataataataataataataataataataataataataataataatattattattattattattattattattattattattattattattttggtCATTTCTGTGCCCAGTCAGGAGTGGATGACTGCTTTTATTCTAACTCCTATATGTCAGAATTTACAACCAACAGACTGTCGCTATTTATGATAACATACCATCTGTCCCCCACAAATGAAATAGTTGCCTATTCTCTCACAGACCGCTCCGGGATCATATCAGCGATGATACAGCGCAAGCCGCAGGCGCTGTCCGGTGGCGTTGTTATCGCAATCGTACGAGTGCACTATGCGTATAGTAATGCCCCATGATCACGCTTTATTATATCGCGAACGTGTGACGTCAATCGCCAGTGTCACTGGAAAAAGTGTTTTTTCTCGTAGCGTGGTAGTCTGCGATAACCAGCGGTTGTCGGATGAGTGAATACAGTGTATTTACAGTATGCACAGTGTACTTACGCACGGCGCTGTAAATACCATCGCTGTGAGTACGAGATGACGGACGCCATACCAGGCAGCGCTGACTACGCGTGTGACTGAAATGGGCGCACAATATATAACgaatgattgtgatcgtgagttatcGTGAGTCAAAATGCCGAGCTCTGTTCTACCCTCAAGGAATCTGAGTTGCACTGATTTGTTTGTTCTTTCTGGAGAGACATTGAAGCACTGACATAAAAGGCGTGGGAATTAGGGTTCGTACTTTCAAGCACAAGCTATCTAAGAGGGGAGACGTCCGAGTGGATGGCATTGGGCCTCGAAACTAAAGGTAAACTCGTACTTGCAAACGCGTTTATTCAGGCTCTAACATCGTAGAACTGCATGACAGGTACATCATACATTGGAAATACATATGGGGTTTTCGACATCATAGGTTGGcgatatcatcgtcatcatgtatatCTCTCACCctcataggtcggcgaattcactcatgatgATCATCATCGACATCACTCACCATAATATCACTCCGAATGATGTGCTTTTGAGTGATAGGCAAAGGCGTGATGTGATACTGAGTTAGATGTGGAATAATGGGCAATGATCTGATGTTGACCTTGATGTTAATGCTGGGTAACGACGTGATGCTATGTGCAGTGTGATGTTGAATTATCGGTTATGACGTGATATTGACCCTCAAATGTGTTAAACCATGTGGATAATATGCCCCTGGTACCATGATAAGGGGGTGTCGCCACCTTTAAATGGCTCTGATGCCGCCTTCTTTTTTATCTTTGTTACAATCCCAGGCGTATAACATGACATAAGTGGTTCATATGACTTTGCCACTATGATTGAAGGGGTTTTACTCTGTTTCcggctttttcgaattttgtcgTCGCTGTTACAACCCCAGGGGATGGCATGACATATGTCGTTCATAATATGACTTTGACACCGTGATTAAAAAGATTTTTGCTCGTCTGTATGACGAGCAAAATCCCTTTGCTCGCCTGCCggctctgctgccgccttttttagaattttgcggtcacctctgttacaatccaGGGAAATGGAATGATATAGGTGGTTTATAATATTACTTCAGGCCTCTATTGCACACAGGCCTCTGGTGCCGGCTTTATCCGAATTTTGTTGtggcctctgttacaatcccagtaggaTGGCATGACATAGGTGGCTGATAATATGTCTTTAGCGCCATGATTGAATAGGTTTCGTTCGTCTCAATAGTTATTCAAATTACGTGCTCGTCTGTGCCTCCTGAAGAAGTTAAATGAGATTACTAAAACTGCGTGTACCGCTACTTTAAGCTGTAATATGCAACACGCGTATTGTATACTGCATATATATTATACATGGTTACACATTCATATTAGACATttacatacacatatatatTACACATCTTCCAGAAATGAATTCCGCACACAGAGACCGCCTCCAGAATAACTACACCGGTGTTCTTGTCGTTGTTGTTCTTATCGCATGGTATAATAACGTATTTTTAGCGCTTTCAGCTGATCGTTTTCGTGCAGCGTAGTGTAGGTGGTGTAGGGTTCAGCCTGGAAACGAACGAAGAGCAAACACAAGTACCAATGAAATGCAACGCACGTTGGTCGTGTGACGTGCACACTCGACCCAGTGCTACCTTTTGTGCACGAAGACtaccagctgaattcgctataagGTGCCGGGATTttggagacaatcattcacgagcgCATACTCTTCCGCAAAGTCTGGACAAGCTGGGACACCTCACAAGTCACCAGAAGGGAGTgggcatggcagtctctgagcagcacttgaaccggtttcaatccgagggcgacgaatttttgcaattatagtcagtgacaacctAACTCCTCCAATTGGGACCACAGACTCATTCGTGAAACGCTCCTGCGactggctaccagcctttgcagaACACCCCCGCTTCGTGGTGTAGTGCCGGATGTCCCCCAGTTCCCACTTGGCCGCGCTccactacattcgcgcgcgcggagcgattcaTGCGTGGACGCGGGGTCAAGTATATGACTTATGTTGCCACCGACTATAGTCTTCACATGTGACGAAACCTCGATGCACCATTTCGTcccagaaagaaaaagaagcatcaATTGtatcggtcaaccttgaacaaCCCTTCTACATACGCTGTTGGAGATAACGGGACGCAAtggcgcgccaggagaaatactgcagcgccaccatgcgccaccACTATCTCCACGGAGTTAGTAGGGGAGTGTCAGGGAGGTTGACCATGCGGCCAATATGGAAGCAGAGTTAGTGTGGTGGACTCATTATCTGGCACAGCAGGGAGTATGACCTCCCTGTGTTCAGTTATCCTATcggcggcgcagtaatattttgagtgCTGACGGACACGACCATGGCAGTTTGTTATTACCTTGTACCGATAAGGCCGTCTTCATTATTTGAACCCTCCCTCTTCCGTACATGTATTATCCGTTGTAGAAAAGGTGTCCTCCCGTTCGTGTTTGTCACTTGCCCTTGCTATCCTTTCCCCTTTCATAATGAGTCCTTAGTCACTTCCACCACATCTAGTACCACAAGGTTGAGAGTAAGTGAAGGAGACAGATTCTTCTCTCATTTTTCAGTGTCCTGTGAAGTTGGAGAATGGCAATGAAGTAAGGCTACCCTGGCACACCAAATATGGAGTGGCCGTCGTAACAGTCCTCACTGCAACTGCGGACAGTCCAAAGTGAGTACATGCTGAATATTGTATTATTTACGTTATACTACATACGGGGTCCTATTACGCAGTAGCTACGGTCATCATTTTCTAACTCAGACCAAAATATTTCGGGGAGAGTTATTCTCTGTAAAAGGATTCTGAAATCATTATCAAAAAACAAGAGTTTCGAAATACGGGgcattgttttttttattattattattattctttacGGAATTTTTATATAAAAGGCTATGAGGAAAGGCATACAGAAGGTGTACATGAAAAGGGTAAATGAAGGAAAGTAATTGTTCCGAGGAAGGAACATACATAGGGAGAGTGCCTCGTACTTTTGTCgcacgtatgtgtgtgtgtgaaagcaGGAGAACTGAAGGAAAGAGTGAACGCGTGTCCCGTCAGTGAAACGAAGCTCCCAGGTAAGTCGTCGGGAAACGGGTGCCAGCGTGGTCGAATTGGTCCATACGCTGGACCGGTAATCAACAGACGCGAGTTTAAAATCCCGCCGCTAACTGGCTTTTTCGATTACTGACATATTTCAACTGTCCATATACTGTACTTGGTGTTCATTTTTACGCGCAATATatttttagaagaaaaaaaacaagagagcAACATAGATTTTTGAATAGAACTTTTGGCAGTTCAGTTATATGGCCATGCGGACATGTTCTCGAAGTATGCAACCTTCAAGGTGGcttacctaaaattcgttaacTAACTCCTTAATTAGGGGGAAATATGTTTatcgaaaagaaaaacgaggaaaggttagtcaggcatagaccgacttgctattgctttcataaaaagaaaacgaagagagaaagaaaacgaaaagaaagaaaaagaaataataaggaacagaaagaaagaaaaaaggtaaGGAAActaaacgaaagaaagaaaacagaaaaaaggaaagaaaacgaaaaaagaaaagaaaacgaagacaaaaaagagagaaaagaaacacgcacatacacacagacagatacacaaaGGGGCCTTAGAgactggtcgagaggccggggGCACGGAGACagctcaagagggcagtcgCAACTGCCCACTGcttgtgcaggaccgggccgagcagcgtggccaaagagacgttagggtagccaagttggCGCAAGTGGCGTTGAAGGACGAGTCTTTGTGAGAGATAACGGTTACAGGATAGGAGGCAGTGCTGCatgtcggcttccacacaaCAAATTGCGCAATTGGGAGTGTTCGTCTGGagcattttatacaggagtgagggtatccgtgcaacattcattcgaagacggtggaggagtgattcttcagctctattACACTGgcaggcaatagtaaagtccTGCATAGGGTcagttagagtcactaaatagcttCGCTCAGAGTATTGCATTCCTTTTCCCCGGCAACATGCCGGCAGCCGTCTGGCAACGTTCAGAGCGCAGCCCTCCTATTGGACAAAATCTGAATCTCGGCGGCATTTTGTTGACGTGCCAGTGGAACCGCTGTTTCTTGCTTTCTCGCTGGCCTGTTTCAACGTGCGTCGCGTTTCCTGTTTCAAAACAGTTTCTAGAACCGTCAAGCGAACGCAAGCAGCATGACTGGCTGCTCCGCGCTTGGTTGCAGAAGCCGTACGGAGCACGGGAAACGACTATTTCGCTTCCCGACGAGAGACCGAAATGCTGACCGTCGTGCCCGCTGGCTTCACGTTGTACGAAGGAAAAACTTCACCCCCAGTTCTTCGTCACGGCTGTGTGAGGTAAGTATGAACGCTTGAGTTAGCACAACTTAGCACAACTTTCGGCGGTACAAATGCATTACCGATAGATGAATACCTTGCGCTGAGATAAAATATCAAGATCTGTATCATGTTTCACGCACGTTGTGTGTAACATTTGGCCGAACATTCCAATCCAGGACCACTTTGAAGCCAACCAATTTGAATGCGGCAGGGCTGACAACCAGCGGCTGTTGAAGCCTTACGCTATCCCTACTATATGGAAAGCAGAGGAGACTCATCCTAAGAGGTTATCCTCTAAGGTCCCTGACACTAGTCCCTGCTGCCCTTCTCGTGATAGAGCAGCTGCAGAAGACACAGAGAACCCATGCGGTAGGCAACCGATACATTGGACTTAACTTCTCATTGCTTACGTTAGTTATTTCGAAGTAGAGTTAGGCTTTAGTTAGACTAGCTTAGACTTACTTATACTCTTGGAGTTATTGTTTCCCCTCCCTCATATAATAAGTAGAATTGGaggaatgcggttgaccacgaaaaatgaACATTTCAGTAAGAATCACaagtggagacagtgcttctacaggGAAAATATCAAGGGGagaatttgttgaaaactgaggAGGGGTGGGGTATTCGACCTCTCAACAACGGCActgtcttcaacaggactaTGCATATATACAGAGCATAAATATTCATATACATTTTTTTATCTGCCCAGCGTGCTGGAGTCTTGGATGGTGCTTCTGATCATGACAGCCCTTTGGACCAACACATCTATAGTGAGTACGGTGAGTGGACTGTGAAAGATTGAACTGTGGATTTATATTGTGAAGACTATGACAAGTGCGTTTTACTTTACAGACAAGATAGATGTGGGAAGCATCACAGTGGACGGCACGCTTTCAACCCTCCACAGTGAGAACGGCGAGTGTAACTACCTTTAGTGTCATCACTTAACTTCATGTTTACATTGACAACATTGCGACAATTGCATTTCATTTTACAGGTAACGGGGAGATGGAGGATATCACAGTCAACTGCACGCTTTCGACCATACACAGTGAGGACGGTGAGCATGACTACCTTTAGttagggatgggcagtatttaaatacattgtaattaaaatactatttaaaatataaatatgtGTATTCagattttgtatttaaatgcagacttgaaaaatgtatttttaaatatatttacaTACCATTTTTCGGGTATTTATCCTCCTAAATACTTCATAAATGCTCCTaaatatacactctaagaaaaaaaggtggaatttcctacccaagctggtagaacgacagtttctagtctgcagttatacccaaaaggtaaaactggttggagtagaaatgtgaCTGTAATACAGCTCTACCGAAATACCTTAAAGTTAGCTCATAccttaaagttgccctgcatttgacctttcgagAAGATGGgagagtttggggcgcagttatgccgtgtttgtaCTAGCACTCCCATGCGTGAAACCGttttagatggcaagtttttcactgttgttgcggacaacggtcgcgatTACCCGATTAccttgtacgaagcatcttcatcaaatttaatacaagcactTGTCCATCGGCACTGCGtggatgctgttctcctttgcgaatctgattgttcggccgaacagaagatgcttaaaagatgcagtcttcgagaaacttctaatattaaaatcgccacgataatctaacaaatgaatgctattgttcgttgctgatttgttgttatgatcatcgttatttctgtaattccagatgacattttcctcgCACTATTTATGGTAGTATTAcgatatttaaatactgtatttatattttgtatttaaatattcatgttgaaaagtatttatgaagagtatttaaatacccctttcgtcaaagtattttgtatttatatttaaatactcaaacaatgtatttatgcccatcacTGCCTTTAGTGTTGCGACTCAGCTATAGGCTTACATTGACAAGATTACGACAAGTGTGTTTTATTTTACAGGTAATGAAGAGGTGGAGGACACCACAGTGAATAGCACACTTTCAACCGCACACAGCGAGGACGGTGAGCACGACTACCTTTACTGTTGTGACTCAACAATAGGTTTACATTGAAGACACTACGACTATGTTTCATTTTACAGAACATGGAGAGTACAGCTTGGACATCACAATGGACAGCACACTCTCAACCATTCCGAGCATCCTAGATGAGGGCAAGTAATTCTCCTGTTAAACTTCATCAAAATTAATCAGTCTTCCTCACAGAAAACTGTGTTCTATATTTCAGATCATTCTTCTGCAGCTTTGACTTTGGTTGAAATGCAGTTGACTTCCCCACCTCAGCATACTCTGCTTGCCAGTGAAAGTACTGCCTTCAACACAAATATTCAGCCTGAGAGAAGTGCACCAAGTAGGACATCGTCAGAAGTGATGAAGAAAAGGCGAATACGTCGAACACCCCAACAACAAATAGAAGAACTCCGCCGCAAGCTCAATCTTGCCTacaaaaaaatacgtaaacttGAAAAGAAAGTGCAAGCGTTGGAGAGTAAGTGCCCTCTTTTTCTTAGTTCTTGTGACAATGATTTACAGAGCATAGGTTTCGATTTCATTGACACTGGTCCTTTACTTTAATTGTGTATCTTAAGTGTGTTGCTATAACTGTCATATGATCGTTATTTCCAGGTGATTCCAGGGGACACCTGTCCAGGGACCAGCTGGTgtgcatacaaaacacagataTGCGAGGCAACATGTGGTCAGAAGAAACGATAAAAAAGGCCCTCCATATTCGACTGAGCTGTGGACGTGGCGGCTACGCCTTCCTGAGGGATTCCAAGTCTTTGCCACTTCCGTGTGAACGTGTGCTTCTCAAACGAATTGCAGGCATCAAGTTTGCACCAGGTGAGTAACATTTCTGTGCTTGTTGCCATAATTTGGTCATTGTTATTACGAAGCATGCAAGTAACTGCGGCATTCCTCGCCGTTTCTGTTACAGGAATACTCGAGGAGCTGCTTCCTGCACTTGAATGCAAGGTTAAGACCATGGCACCTTCTGAAAGACATGCTGTCCTCTTAGTTGACGAGATGCAGCTTACTCCGGGACTGGACTACGACTCGTCAACAAAAACTGTCATCGGGTACTCCAGCATCCGTTTGTCAGAAAAGTCTTCTGGTGCCATCCATGCCACCCATGGATTGGTCTTGATGCTAGCAGGGCTATCGTCGAGatggaagcagacagtggggtACCATTTTACTGGTATGTGATAAGAGTAGGAGCAGCAAATGTTCGTAGCCGATATTATCGATGTTATCCCTTTTCTGCATCAAATATAAAGAATTATCGACATTCAAATTTTGGATGATTCTGCACCTCTCTTGTAGAGTCAAATGCTGACATACTGCTTTCATCATGTAATTTCAGGTGATTCTGTGTCTCCTGCCATGTTGAAGGAAGTGATCTTCACGACTATCGCCAAGTGTGAAGCAATAGGTTTGACTGTGGATGCCATCATTTCCGACATGGGCAGTGCTTCTACTTGCCAGAAGATGTTGTTGCTCTTCACAAGCTTCCAACTAATGACGTAGAGCCGAACAGTGTTCCTGAATATTTTGTCACAGGTTTGCGTGAAAAGCTTAAATTTTTTACATGTGTCTGTGTCCTACATAAAGGATCTCGTCAAGGAAGATTCAAGGCATGACTTGAAACTGGCTCCACACTTGAAGGAGAAGCACTTGGACGCCAGCCATTATGACAAAATGAGCGTCTCTTCTGCAGTTGCTGTATTGAAtcatgctgctgctgctgggaTTAAGTACCTCGTCCACGCAAAGAAGTTGCCTGACACAGCGCTGACAACTGCGTGGTTCCTGCAGCAAATTCATCGCTGGTTCACACTTATATTCTCTCGGAGCTTCAATGTGGCAATGAGCAAAGCGAAAGAAAACAAACATGAAGAGGCAGTCACCTTTTTGCAAGACTTCATGTGCTTGTTCCAGAAAATGACCATCAAAAAGCAAGGGCAAGCAGCTGCGTTTAAACCTGTCCAAGCTGGCGTAATTATCACGACCGCGAGTGCTTTGCACATCCAGAAAAAGCTGCTGGAGGAGTACAAATTCCGGTTCGTGCTTCTGAGTCGCCTGAGCCAGGATGCACTTGAAAACTTGTTCTCCACCGTTCGTCGGAAGCATCCCATTCCCAGGCCCCTTGAGTTCAAGTCCACACTCCGCCTAATCACCCTCTCCCAGTTCTTCAGCCCAAGTCGGCAAAGTGGTTATGAGCATGATGATAGCGCTGACCTGCTTGAGTTTATTGCTTCAAAAGGAGGCAATTGCGCAACTTGttgtgtggaagccgacattgagcactGCCTCCTGTCCTGCAACCGCGGTACCTCTCACAAAGActcatcctccaacgccacttgcgacagcttggctaccctaacgtcactttggccaccctgctcggcccggtcctgcacaaccagggggcagttACGACGGCCCCTAATGCCCttttgtgtatctgtctgtgtgtatgtgtgtgtttcttttctctcttttttgttttcgttttctttctttttcttccttattctttcttttcgttttcgttgtctttctttccttcgttttcttttatgaaaggaatagcaagtcggtctatgcctgactaacctttcttcgtattgtttttttttttctcaataaacaaatcccccctaattaaagagttaggtaacgaattttaggtaagtcaccttgtagttgcatactttcttcgagggcatgtccgcctggccatataactcaactacAAAAGTTCTATCTATCAAAAATATATGTTGCTTTTTTTCCCAAAAATATATTGCGCGTAAAAATGACCACCCCGTACAGTATATGGACACTTGAAATATTtcagtcatcgaaaaagccagtTAGCGGCGGGATTTTAAACTCGCGTCTGTTGATTACCGGTCCAGCGTATGGACCAATTCGACCACGCTGGCACCCGTTTCCCGACGACTTACCTGGGAGCTTCGTTTCACTGACGGGACACGCGTTCACTCTATCATTCAGTTCTGCtgctttcacacacacacatacgtgcGACAAAAAGCACTCTCCCTTTGTATgaatctgtccgataccacctacaaggtGCGCACTGTGTGAATGAAGCGGAAgcggtcattatttaaatagAAATTCAAACGAGTTCCGTGAAAAAACGTCATTTCTAAACCAGgccgccgtcggcattaaaatgggtactacctctTTGTGGGaacttcagtggacaccttttagggAAAAATCttccaccgaagcgggtcatttgttgtagtaattaattgattttggtttacatatttttgtcgcggcgaagcgcatcATCCATTGCTGGATAAGTTAGTCGAAAAGCATCCTTTAGCGCTTcagcgcgaccagccgcgaaaaaaatatgtaaaccgacaTCAATTAATTACTATAAAAAAGtatataataaataaacaaaactATCTCAAACCTCAACAATAAACAtaactaattaaataaataaataaaattacgtAATAAATAAAAACTTCCTATATCTCCTCTGCAgggtttccttttatctgcaacgAATTGTCGTGAAAAGGGGACTTGCCTTAGGGAGGGTTTACTTTTGGCATTGGATCACTGGACGGGGCTGCTGCTAGGAAACCAATTGTTTGCTCAATTAGGAAACTAATTAACGGAGAtgttttaatcaactttttaattctTGTCTTTAGGAAGCACATTGACATTGCAATATTAAGGTCTGGTTACCACATGATCCGcccgaaccactgatgaagcactaaagtaatCTCAGCGCGTGCTATATAATCAACTATTTCACCTCGGCCGTccgctggaaacagaaagtgatcgcCAAAAGTGATCTCCGCCTTCACGTACCGTCGCAgaaaaacgtaatgcttcacggtctttgttttctttactttgttttctttttgcttgcAAAGAACTTAGCGCATCACCactacatatcagcgcttatcgtaccgGGGAAGGGCAAGAGCTGTGTCCGGCGAAATGAAATGACTGGTACGGCAGGCGATTGCGAATACAtgaaagaacaaaagaaaggaaaaacaaaaacaaaacaaagatcgtgaaataTACCGTGATGAAGGTTTGTCAACATcgcgtatgacgtttttctgagggcggagatatcgacgtcaccctTCGCTGTTTTTGTGATCACTTGCTGTTTCTAGCGGACGTCCGAGGTGAAATACTTGGGTCTATAGCAGGCTCTGAGATTACTTTAGGGCTTCATCAATTGCTCGAGCGGGTCAT from Ornithodoros turicata isolate Travis chromosome 4, ASM3712646v1, whole genome shotgun sequence encodes the following:
- the LOC135393192 gene encoding uncharacterized protein LOC135393192, encoding MQLTSPPQHTLLASESTAFNTNIQPERSAPSRTSSEVMKKRRIRRTPQQQIEELRRKLNLAYKKIRKLEKKVQALESDSRGHLSRDQLVCIQNTDMRGNMWSEETIKKALHIRLSCGRGGYAFLRDSKSLPLPCERVLLKRIAGIKFAPGILEELLPALECKVKTMAPSERHAVLLVDEMQLTPGLDYDSSTKTVIGYSSIRLSEKSSGAIHATHGLVLMLAGLSSRWKQTVGYHFTGDSVSPAMLKEVIFTTIAKCEAIGLTVDAIISDMGSASTCQKMLLLFTSFQLMT